A single region of the Solwaraspora sp. WMMD406 genome encodes:
- a CDS encoding glycine betaine ABC transporter substrate-binding protein, which translates to MRARTRIALGAAGALAAAGILAGCGDAGSSGTEAPAAGATGAGCAPVAGDQLVVLEDDQALQNTDNIVPAVNAEAAQPEVIAALDKVSAALDTEQLIDLNRAVDVDRKTPAVAAEEFAASTGLTDGIAAGPGGELVVGAANFSESQILGELYRIVLTAAGYQVTVQQIGNRELYEPALESGEIQVVPEYAATLADFLNNKVSGENAPAISSSDLDETMTGLRRVGEQVGLTFGTPSAAQNQNAFAVTSEFAEEYGVRTLSDLAEKCSGAATILGGPPECPQRPKCQQGLVEVYDFRAGEFSSLDAGGPQTKTALTTGAISVGLVFSSDGELAAG; encoded by the coding sequence ATGCGCGCGCGGACACGAATCGCCCTCGGCGCCGCAGGCGCCCTCGCCGCGGCGGGGATCCTCGCCGGCTGCGGCGACGCCGGATCGTCCGGCACCGAGGCGCCTGCTGCCGGGGCGACCGGCGCGGGTTGCGCCCCGGTCGCCGGTGACCAGTTGGTGGTGCTGGAGGACGACCAGGCGCTGCAGAACACTGACAACATCGTGCCGGCGGTCAACGCCGAGGCGGCGCAGCCGGAGGTGATCGCGGCCCTGGACAAGGTTTCCGCGGCGTTGGACACCGAGCAGCTGATCGACCTCAACCGTGCGGTCGACGTCGACCGCAAGACGCCGGCGGTGGCCGCCGAGGAGTTCGCCGCCTCGACCGGACTGACCGACGGGATCGCCGCCGGGCCCGGCGGCGAGCTGGTGGTCGGCGCGGCCAACTTCAGCGAGAGCCAGATCCTCGGCGAGCTGTACCGGATCGTGTTGACCGCCGCCGGCTACCAGGTCACCGTGCAGCAGATCGGCAACCGCGAGCTCTACGAGCCAGCGCTGGAGTCCGGTGAGATCCAGGTGGTGCCGGAGTACGCGGCGACGCTGGCGGACTTCCTCAACAACAAGGTCTCCGGTGAGAACGCGCCGGCGATCTCCTCCTCCGACCTGGACGAGACGATGACCGGGCTGCGTCGGGTCGGTGAGCAGGTCGGTCTCACCTTCGGTACGCCGTCCGCCGCCCAGAACCAGAACGCGTTCGCGGTGACCAGCGAGTTCGCCGAGGAGTACGGGGTGCGGACCCTTTCCGACCTGGCCGAGAAGTGCTCCGGTGCGGCCACCATTTTGGGCGGGCCACCGGAGTGTCCGCAGCGTCCCAAGTGCCAGCAGGGTCTGGTCGAGGTCTACGACTTCCGGGCCGGCGAGTTCAGCTCGCTGGACGCGGGCGGGCCGCAGACGAAGACGGCGTTGACGACCGGCGCGATCAGTGTCGGTCTGGTGTTCTCCTCGGATGGTGAGCTGGCGGCCGGATAG
- a CDS encoding ABC transporter permease, which produces MSGRYVASPRTLVANPVEQAMVWLNDPLNWTNPGGVLDRLGEHLVISAAAVAIGCLVAWPLGLWLGHVGRGGAPVVLLSNLTLAVPTIALLSILPLTFLGFGKPPVILALAVFAVPPLLANAYTGIRQVDPEVGEAARGMGLSGWQVLRQVELPLAVPYLAAGFRTAAVQVVATAALAAFVNGGGLGQIISAGFGLGISVGGGQILAGGLLVASLAMATEGVSAALERLVTPTPLRRSGQRADQRASAVGTA; this is translated from the coding sequence ATGAGCGGCAGGTACGTCGCGAGCCCGCGCACCCTCGTGGCCAATCCGGTCGAACAAGCGATGGTCTGGCTCAACGATCCGCTCAACTGGACGAATCCGGGCGGGGTGCTGGACCGGCTCGGCGAACACCTGGTCATCTCGGCGGCGGCGGTGGCGATCGGCTGCCTGGTGGCCTGGCCGCTCGGCCTCTGGCTGGGTCACGTCGGGCGCGGCGGAGCGCCGGTGGTCCTGCTGTCGAACCTGACCCTGGCGGTGCCGACGATCGCGTTGCTGTCGATCCTGCCGCTGACCTTCCTCGGCTTCGGCAAACCGCCGGTGATCCTGGCGTTGGCGGTCTTCGCGGTGCCGCCGCTGCTGGCCAACGCGTACACCGGGATTCGTCAGGTGGATCCGGAGGTGGGCGAGGCGGCGCGGGGGATGGGCCTGTCCGGCTGGCAGGTGCTGCGGCAGGTGGAGCTGCCGCTCGCCGTGCCGTACCTGGCCGCTGGTTTCCGTACGGCGGCGGTGCAGGTGGTGGCTACCGCGGCCCTGGCGGCCTTCGTCAACGGCGGTGGGTTGGGTCAGATCATCAGCGCCGGGTTCGGACTCGGCATCTCGGTCGGCGGCGGCCAGATCCTCGCCGGGGGTCTGTTGGTCGCGTCGCTGGCGATGGCGACGGAGGGCGTGTCGGCGGCGCTGGAGCGGTTGGTCACCCCGACGCCGCTGCGTCGCTCGGGCCAGCGGGCCGATCAGCGGGCGAGCGCGGTCGGCACGGCCTGA
- a CDS encoding ABC transporter permease — translation MSLHLLAGRADPGNPWFSGQYVRDNSDAILAALREHVTLTVQAVLIAAVIAVPLAVVAYWSRPLTATILAVTGVLYTIPSLALLAFLAPYVGATNPASVLIALILYALLLVTRNSLAGLSQVPAATIEAADGMGYGRFGRLIRIELPLALPGIMTGLRLATVSTVALVTIGSLIGYGGLGDLIFSGFRNNFYKAQILTGTLLSVGLALSLDLALAAIGRLLTPWATRRATP, via the coding sequence GTGTCCCTCCACCTGCTCGCCGGCCGCGCCGATCCGGGCAACCCGTGGTTCTCCGGGCAGTACGTGCGGGACAACTCCGACGCCATCCTGGCCGCACTGCGGGAACACGTCACTCTGACCGTACAGGCGGTGCTGATCGCGGCGGTGATAGCGGTGCCGCTGGCGGTGGTGGCGTACTGGTCCCGGCCGCTGACCGCGACGATCCTGGCGGTCACCGGGGTGCTGTACACCATCCCGTCGCTGGCCCTGCTGGCGTTTCTCGCCCCGTACGTCGGGGCCACCAACCCGGCGTCGGTGCTGATCGCGTTGATTCTCTACGCGCTGCTGCTGGTGACCCGCAACTCGCTGGCCGGGCTGAGCCAGGTGCCGGCGGCGACCATCGAGGCAGCCGACGGGATGGGCTACGGCCGGTTCGGTCGGCTGATCCGGATCGAACTGCCGCTGGCGCTGCCCGGGATCATGACCGGTCTGCGGTTGGCCACCGTCTCGACGGTGGCGCTGGTGACGATCGGTTCGTTGATCGGGTACGGCGGGCTCGGCGACCTGATCTTCAGCGGCTTTCGCAACAACTTCTACAAGGCCCAGATTCTCACCGGTACGCTGCTCAGCGTCGGTCTGGCGTTGTCGCTGGATCTGGCGCTGGCCGCGATAGGCCGGCTGTTGACCCCCTGGGCGACGCGGCGGGCCACGCCATGA
- a CDS encoding ATP-binding cassette domain-containing protein — protein sequence MDGTLRNAGGAAAITLTGIGKRFPDGTQAVHDLSLEIPAGELVVLIGPSGCGKSTLLRMINRLIEPTSGRILLGDEDVTGVDPVRLRRRIGYVIQHVGLFPHQTIRANVGTVPRLLGWPRDRIRRRADELLDLVGLDPGRYATRYPHELSGGQRQRVGVARALAADPVLLLMDEPFSAVDPIARGRLQEEFLRLQAEVRKTIVLVTHDLDEAVRLGDRIAVLSQGGRLEQYDTPTAVLGAPASAFVEEFVGADRAIRQLVVTPIVREMLTPSDPTSGAVDLPELMLGASLYDALAHLLVTGADQVRVIDETGRLAGLLGRHRILGAGRADPTGS from the coding sequence GTGGACGGTACCCTGCGGAACGCCGGTGGCGCTGCGGCGATCACCCTGACCGGGATCGGCAAACGGTTCCCCGACGGCACCCAGGCCGTACACGACCTGTCGCTGGAGATCCCCGCCGGGGAACTGGTGGTGCTGATCGGCCCGTCGGGTTGCGGCAAATCCACCCTGCTCCGCATGATCAACAGGCTGATCGAGCCGACCAGCGGCCGGATCCTGCTCGGCGACGAGGACGTCACCGGAGTGGACCCGGTGCGCCTGCGTCGCCGGATCGGCTACGTGATCCAGCACGTCGGCCTCTTCCCGCACCAGACGATCCGCGCCAACGTCGGGACGGTGCCCCGGCTGCTGGGCTGGCCCCGCGACCGGATCCGTCGACGCGCCGACGAACTGCTCGACCTCGTCGGTCTCGACCCGGGCCGGTACGCCACCCGCTACCCACACGAACTGTCCGGCGGACAACGTCAGCGGGTGGGGGTGGCTCGGGCACTGGCAGCCGACCCGGTCCTGCTGCTGATGGACGAGCCGTTCTCGGCGGTCGACCCGATCGCCCGTGGCCGGCTGCAGGAGGAGTTCCTCCGGCTGCAGGCCGAAGTCCGCAAGACGATCGTGCTGGTCACCCACGACCTGGACGAAGCGGTCCGGCTCGGCGACCGGATCGCCGTGCTGTCCCAGGGCGGGCGGCTGGAGCAGTACGACACGCCGACGGCGGTGCTCGGTGCCCCCGCCTCCGCCTTCGTCGAGGAGTTCGTCGGAGCCGATCGGGCGATCCGCCAGTTGGTGGTCACCCCGATCGTCCGGGAGATGCTCACCCCGTCGGACCCCACGTCAGGTGCGGTCGACCTGCCCGAGCTGATGCTCGGCGCATCGCTCTACGACGCCCTGGCTCACCTGCTGGTCACCGGAGCCGACCAGGTCAGAGTGATCGACGAGACTGGTCGGCTGGCCGGTCTGCTCGGCCGGCACCGAATCCTCGGTGCCGGCCGAGCAGACCCGACAGGCAGTTGA
- a CDS encoding ABC transporter permease gives MAYDDSPYRRRTVDGADAARPGPGGDIGYGDPAYHPDSDLRSTAGHQAGSFTTASFTTAEFTPSERTPRRSRRRRPSQGLDDVFDDPRHGERGRDRLTVHLIWELVLLLVVGGVGYLLYRADPAVLDSPSLDTLLAYGAGLGLLVLGAGVTLRTGAPNLALGPVAVAAALHFAENGDNGVIPVLITVGIWAVLLGVLTAVLVTGLQVPGWAGSLVAACVAVVFIQQRSGPVDVQGGYDPTTHAFYLFGGFAVLALLGGAFGTIKTIRRTVGRFRPVADPADRRGALAAVLTSGAIVVSMVFAAFGGVLLAALGSGPVDPSVGLEWSALALGAALLGGTSVFGRRGGIFGILFAVAGLTIFIRYAELRDLDIALYATAAVTVAVGLAVTRLIETYGRPVPARMDEFDDDPADDGQWQGEHGEQDESRSTTTAWNSGRPVQESWSSTLPAQPTDTRDRWDTNDGWGTNGR, from the coding sequence ATGGCGTACGACGACTCGCCCTATCGGCGGCGGACCGTGGACGGCGCCGATGCCGCCCGCCCGGGCCCGGGCGGGGACATCGGGTACGGCGACCCGGCGTACCACCCCGACTCCGATCTTCGATCGACCGCCGGCCACCAGGCCGGATCCTTCACCACGGCATCCTTCACCACGGCGGAGTTCACGCCGTCGGAGCGGACCCCTCGTCGGAGCCGTCGTCGGCGGCCGTCGCAAGGGCTGGACGACGTGTTCGACGACCCGCGCCACGGCGAACGCGGTCGGGACCGGCTCACCGTACACCTGATCTGGGAGTTGGTCCTGCTGCTCGTGGTCGGCGGCGTCGGCTACCTGCTCTACCGTGCGGATCCGGCGGTGCTCGACAGCCCGTCGCTGGACACGCTGCTGGCCTACGGCGCGGGCCTCGGCCTGCTGGTCCTCGGTGCCGGGGTCACCCTGCGGACCGGGGCACCCAATCTGGCGCTGGGGCCGGTCGCCGTGGCCGCCGCTCTGCACTTCGCCGAGAACGGCGACAACGGGGTGATCCCCGTGCTCATCACGGTGGGCATCTGGGCGGTGTTGCTCGGTGTGCTGACGGCGGTACTGGTCACCGGCTTGCAGGTGCCCGGGTGGGCGGGCAGCCTGGTCGCCGCCTGCGTGGCCGTCGTCTTCATCCAGCAGCGGTCCGGACCGGTCGACGTGCAGGGCGGGTACGACCCGACCACGCACGCCTTCTACCTGTTCGGTGGGTTCGCTGTGCTTGCCCTGCTCGGCGGCGCTTTCGGCACCATCAAGACCATCCGGCGGACGGTCGGCCGGTTCCGTCCCGTCGCCGACCCGGCGGACCGACGGGGAGCGCTCGCGGCGGTGCTGACCAGCGGCGCGATCGTCGTCTCGATGGTCTTCGCGGCGTTCGGCGGGGTGCTGCTCGCGGCGCTGGGCAGCGGGCCGGTCGACCCGTCGGTCGGCCTCGAATGGAGTGCTCTCGCGCTCGGCGCGGCCCTGCTCGGGGGCACCAGCGTGTTCGGTCGGCGCGGTGGGATCTTCGGCATCCTGTTCGCGGTGGCCGGGCTGACGATCTTCATCCGGTACGCCGAACTGCGTGACCTGGACATCGCGCTGTACGCCACCGCGGCGGTCACTGTGGCGGTCGGGCTGGCGGTGACCCGGCTGATCGAGACGTACGGCCGCCCCGTGCCAGCCCGGATGGACGAGTTCGACGACGACCCGGCCGACGACGGGCAGTGGCAGGGCGAGCATGGTGAGCAGGACGAGTCGCGGTCCACGACCACCGCCTGGAACTCGGGTCGTCCCGTCCAGGAATCGTGGTCGTCGACCTTGCCGGCGCAGCCGACCGACACCCGCGACCGTTGGGACACCAATGACGGCTGGGGCACGAACGGGCGCTGA
- a CDS encoding DUF3180 domain-containing protein, which yields MATTKLSTLVVAALASAALAWLLISNYYVRMPVFPWLPSVTLAALAVFEGYAAINTKARIDRQPGHDPVQPLLVARFVVLAKASALAGAIFAGFYAGLVLWLFIQQTRAATNDLPAASSGLVASIALVAAALWLERSCRVPERPEDADPSDDPAR from the coding sequence ATGGCGACCACGAAGCTGTCCACCCTCGTGGTGGCCGCGCTCGCCTCGGCGGCCCTCGCCTGGCTGCTGATCAGCAACTACTACGTACGGATGCCGGTCTTTCCCTGGCTACCCTCAGTGACATTGGCGGCATTGGCTGTCTTCGAAGGGTATGCGGCCATCAACACCAAGGCGCGGATCGACCGTCAGCCGGGCCACGACCCCGTCCAGCCGCTGCTGGTGGCGCGCTTCGTCGTGCTGGCCAAGGCCTCGGCACTCGCCGGGGCGATCTTCGCCGGTTTCTACGCGGGACTGGTGCTGTGGCTGTTCATCCAACAGACCCGGGCCGCCACCAACGACCTACCGGCCGCGAGCAGCGGGCTGGTCGCATCGATCGCGCTGGTCGCGGCGGCCCTGTGGCTGGAGCGTTCCTGCCGGGTGCCGGAGCGACCGGAGGACGCCGATCCGTCGGACGACCCGGCCCGCTGA
- the folK gene encoding 2-amino-4-hydroxy-6-hydroxymethyldihydropteridine diphosphokinase, translated as MSQAVLALGSNLGDRHARLRAAVRELDDVALVVSGVYETPPWGDPGQPDYLNAVLLAADPQATAHDWLDRCRALEQAAGRVRDPDRPYGPRSLDVDVVAVWADDGTPVYSDEPDLILPHPRAHLRAFVLRPWIDIQPYGRLPGHGWLTDLLSREPVAADLCDLRPRPDLPLESAQ; from the coding sequence GTGAGTCAGGCCGTACTCGCCCTGGGCAGCAATCTCGGCGACCGCCACGCGCGGCTGCGCGCGGCGGTCCGTGAACTCGACGACGTCGCGCTGGTGGTCTCCGGCGTCTACGAGACACCGCCCTGGGGCGATCCCGGGCAACCCGACTATCTCAACGCCGTCCTGCTCGCCGCCGACCCGCAGGCCACCGCCCACGACTGGCTGGACCGCTGCCGGGCCCTCGAACAGGCCGCCGGCCGGGTGCGCGATCCGGACCGGCCGTACGGTCCGCGTAGCCTCGACGTCGACGTCGTCGCGGTCTGGGCCGACGACGGCACACCGGTGTACAGCGACGAGCCGGACCTCATCCTGCCGCACCCCCGGGCCCACCTGCGCGCCTTCGTGCTGCGTCCGTGGATCGACATCCAACCGTACGGTCGACTGCCCGGACACGGCTGGCTGACCGATCTGCTGTCCCGCGAACCGGTCGCCGCCGACCTGTGCGATCTGCGCCCGCGACCGGATCTGCCGCTAGAGTCGGCACAGTGA
- the folB gene encoding dihydroneopterin aldolase produces the protein MTDQSQPTSDPITSASDQIQLTGLRAFGRHGVYPAERATGQDFVVDVTLELDLAPAAVTDQVERTVHYGELAGRIVEIVEGPPVNLIETLADRIATACLADDRVWTARVTVHKPQAPIPHDFTDVSVTLTRSRT, from the coding sequence TTGACCGACCAGAGCCAGCCGACGAGCGATCCGATCACCTCGGCGAGCGACCAGATTCAGCTGACCGGCCTGCGGGCGTTCGGCCGGCACGGTGTCTACCCGGCCGAACGCGCCACCGGCCAGGACTTCGTCGTCGACGTGACGCTGGAGCTGGACCTGGCTCCGGCCGCCGTCACCGACCAGGTCGAACGAACCGTGCACTACGGCGAGTTGGCCGGCCGGATCGTCGAGATCGTCGAAGGCCCACCGGTGAACCTGATCGAGACCCTGGCCGACCGGATCGCCACCGCCTGCCTGGCCGACGACCGGGTCTGGACGGCCCGCGTCACCGTCCACAAGCCGCAGGCACCGATCCCGCACGACTTCACCGACGTGTCCGTCACGCTCACCCGGAGCCGTACGTGA
- the folP gene encoding dihydropteroate synthase — MTELLRGTRPVVMGVLNVTPDSFSDGGRYADLDAAVEHGVRLYQEGADLIDVGGESTRPGAVRVDAETESARVLPVVRALAAAGVPMSIDTTRSAVADAALAAGASVVNDVSGGLADPLMRTVVAAAGCPWILMHWRGHSDRMQDLAHYHDVVGEVRTELAARVDDALAAGVAADKIIVDPGIGFAKRPEHNWRLTANLSDLISLGYPVLFAASRKSYLGRLLTDAAGTPRPVDQRAAATIATSVLAVAAGAWGVRVHDVRDTVDALAVWQASGSPRVGPAESDGGHR, encoded by the coding sequence GTGACGGAACTGCTGCGGGGGACCCGGCCAGTCGTGATGGGCGTGCTCAACGTCACCCCCGACTCCTTCTCCGATGGTGGCCGCTACGCCGACCTCGACGCCGCCGTCGAGCACGGGGTACGCCTGTACCAGGAAGGCGCCGACCTGATCGACGTCGGCGGCGAGTCCACCCGACCCGGCGCGGTGCGCGTCGACGCCGAAACCGAATCCGCGCGGGTGCTGCCGGTCGTCCGGGCATTGGCCGCCGCCGGTGTGCCGATGAGCATCGACACCACGCGGTCGGCGGTCGCCGACGCCGCGTTGGCCGCTGGCGCCTCGGTGGTGAACGACGTCTCCGGCGGACTTGCCGACCCACTCATGCGTACGGTGGTCGCGGCGGCCGGCTGCCCCTGGATCTTGATGCACTGGCGCGGCCACTCCGACCGGATGCAGGACCTGGCCCACTACCACGACGTCGTCGGCGAGGTCCGCACCGAGCTGGCCGCCCGGGTCGACGACGCGCTCGCCGCCGGAGTAGCCGCCGACAAGATCATCGTTGACCCGGGCATCGGCTTCGCCAAACGACCCGAACACAACTGGCGACTCACCGCCAACCTGTCCGATCTGATCAGCCTCGGCTACCCGGTGCTCTTCGCCGCCAGCCGCAAGTCCTACCTGGGCCGGCTGCTCACCGATGCGGCCGGCACGCCGCGCCCGGTCGATCAACGGGCCGCGGCCACCATCGCGACCAGTGTGCTCGCCGTCGCGGCCGGCGCATGGGGGGTACGGGTGCACGACGTGCGGGACACCGTCGACGCGCTGGCTGTCTGGCAGGCCAGCGGCAGTCCCCGGGTCGGGCCCGCCGAGAGCGACGGAGGACACCGTTGA